The Longimicrobium sp. genome contains the following window.
GGTGGCCGCCACGAAGGCGTCGAGGCGGACGGCGTGGGCGTCGTCCCCGGAAGGCGGCAGGTGGGGGGCGAAGACGCGCTCGCACCAGGCGCGGTGCGCCGCGCGGCCCGCCCGGGCCACGGCCTTCGCCTCCGCCACCGTCGCCTCGAGCGCCAGGGTGCGCAGCACCGCGTCGCCGTCGCGCTCGTAGTGCGCGAGCAGGACCGCGAGGGCCCCCTCCACGTCGCCGGCGGGCGCCTGGCCGCGCTCCGCGCCGATCCCCGCCGCGTCGGCCTCGATGCAGGCCGCGACGACCCCCTCGCGGGAGCCGAAGCGCCGGATCACCGTCCGCACCGAGACCCCCGCCCGCTCCGCGATGTCCGCCAGGGTGATCTCGTCGAGCGGGCGCTCCCGCCACAGCGCGGCCGTCGCGGCGAGGATGCCGCGGACCGTCCGGGCCGCCGCCTCGGCCCGCGCCGCCATCCGGTAGCCCCGGGTGGGAGAGGGCGATTTCATGTCACGCATAGTGACACGAATCTGGAGCGGCGTCAAGCCTCGTCTCCGGCCGATGCACGGCGAAGGGGCCGCCGCGCGCCGCGGCAGCCCCCTTCGCCATCCTTCGCCCGGCCGTTCCCGGCGCGCGCCGGGAACGGCCGCGGCTCACCCCGGCTCGCGCTGCGCAGACCAGTGGCCCTCGACGTCGCGCGTGGAGCCGTCGGGCATGCGGAGGCGGCAGCGGATGGTGCCCTCAATGGAGTGCGCGCTCCGCATCCAGCCCACGGACTGGCAGTCGCCCACCTGGAAGACCAGGGAGGCCGGGTGGGCGGTGCCCGTGCCGCTCCCCTCGCCGTCGCTCTTGCTCGTGACGCCGTCGATCGTGCACTCGCCCGTCTGGCGGTAGCGCATGGCGAGCGCGGCGCCGCTGCGGTCGAACCACATCGTCCCCTGGTTCCGGCAGTAGTAGCGGGCCGGGTGCGAGCCGATGCTCTCGGAGAACGTCCAGTCGCCGGCGAGCGCCGCCGTGGGCGGGGCGGGCGCGAAGCCCACGCGGCGCACCTCGCGGAGGCGGCCGCCGGCTTCCCGCCCTTCCACCAGCTCGTAGCCCAGCAGCGCGAACGTGCGCCCGCCCGCGAACAGGGGCTGCGCGTCGCCGAACCAGTGCCCGCAGTCCGCCAGGCAGGCGTCGTCGCCGGCGGGGGCGCCCGCCGCCAGCTCGCCGAGCTCGCTCAGCCGGAGGTCGTGGCTGCGCAGGAACCGGATGCGGGTGGGGCCCAGGTACAGGGGCGGGCCGCTGGGGGTGTCGGCCATGGCGGGGTACAGCTCCGGGCCCTCGTACCTGGGACGCTCGGTGCTGCGGACGGGCAGGCCCAGCACGCCCGCGCCGTCGCCGTCCGGACGGTAGAAGAAGCCGTGGTTCTTCGTCTCGCCCGGGAGCGTGTGGTGGTGCGCGAGCGCGGGA
Protein-coding sequences here:
- a CDS encoding helix-turn-helix domain-containing protein; the protein is MKSPSPTRGYRMAARAEAAARTVRGILAATAALWRERPLDEITLADIAERAGVSVRTVIRRFGSREGVVAACIEADAAGIGAERGQAPAGDVEGALAVLLAHYERDGDAVLRTLALEATVAEAKAVARAGRAAHRAWCERVFAPHLPPSGDDAHAVRLDAFVAATDVYAWKLLRRDLGRSAEETGRAIRALVDGLAALPRPPA